A window from Sporolituus thermophilus DSM 23256 encodes these proteins:
- a CDS encoding RMD1 family protein, which yields MAQTEFKAVVLANEIDLAKIAKHFGINRKFKWEDSLVLREKDFQGIVRQPENKAVYLFSFGSLVFINCQPHEITDIVSYLHRIEPNLHTANIFEFTDDYVLAADAGQPPALNNDYMVTEQVQGFQEEIVATVLAKSVALDRIEAQIGVLLDEVEDIITYLEEGRLTVSDRQLAQLSGRILGFKYNTISYIMLLDKPDIAWISEEADALYAELSTIFELDGRYEIIRHKTHTLMDITEVFSGLSHARRGTLLEWAVIILIAIEICLSLFEIFFLNR from the coding sequence ATGGCCCAAACTGAATTTAAAGCCGTCGTACTGGCAAATGAAATTGATTTGGCGAAAATCGCCAAACACTTCGGCATAAACCGCAAGTTCAAATGGGAAGACTCGCTGGTTCTGCGGGAAAAGGATTTCCAGGGCATTGTCCGGCAGCCGGAGAACAAGGCAGTTTATCTGTTCTCCTTCGGCAGTTTGGTGTTTATTAACTGCCAGCCCCATGAAATTACCGACATTGTTAGCTATCTCCACCGCATTGAGCCGAATTTGCATACCGCCAATATCTTTGAGTTCACCGACGACTATGTGTTGGCAGCCGATGCCGGCCAGCCGCCGGCTCTCAACAACGATTATATGGTTACCGAGCAGGTACAGGGGTTCCAGGAAGAAATTGTGGCCACGGTGCTGGCCAAATCGGTGGCCCTCGACCGGATTGAAGCGCAGATTGGCGTGCTGCTGGACGAGGTGGAAGATATTATTACTTACCTGGAAGAGGGACGGCTAACCGTGTCGGACCGGCAGCTGGCCCAATTATCGGGCCGGATTTTGGGGTTCAAGTATAACACCATCTCTTATATCATGCTGCTGGACAAGCCGGATATTGCCTGGATCAGCGAGGAGGCGGACGCCTTGTATGCCGAGCTTAGCACCATATTTGAACTCGACGGCCGGTATGAAATAATCCGCCACAAAACGCACACCCTGATGGACATCACCGAAGTTTTTTCCGGGCTGTCCCATGCCCGGCGCGGCACGCTGCTGGAATGGGCGGTGATTATTCTTATTGCCATTGAAATTTGCCTGTCACTGTTTGAGATTTTCTTTTTAAACCGCTGA
- the addB gene encoding helicase-exonuclease AddAB subunit AddB, translated as MALNLILGRAGTGKTRRCLDAVRERLVQAPDGPPLLLIVPEQATFQAERELAATPGLGGFVRAHVMGFRRLAYRVLAETGGGAAPHLTDMGKRLVLRRLLAEHRGELKLLGQAAAQRTFADTLASLIWEFKTYGIAPEQVAAAGESLGATPLAAKLHDLALLYEAFEDFLRGRYTDPEDCLRLLAAKIPAATLTRGAEVWVDGFEWFTPQEYAVLEALLLAAQDVTVTLCLDEPDAPHHADETTLFHRSWKTRQSLRKLAARLGVSCREEVLTIARRFQAPILAHVERYAADARPPVWTGDKQGLTIAEAANRRTEVEGIARDMIRLCRDEGYRWRDMAVLLRDTDSYADLVETVLADYDIPFFSDRQRPAVHHPLAELIRSALEVVTERWAYEPVFRCLKTDLFPLSRDEIDLLENYVLEFGIRGSRWTKDEPWTFVRRLSLDEDAEPDERQQAYLDRINAIRRRAVQPLMSFEQALTQAATVRDMTAALYTLLADLDVPATLEKWATAASAARDPEQEREHRQMWHSIVDLFDQIVDTCGEQKMTLADYAAVVNEGLEGLAFSLIPPGLDHVTITPLTRARLAAKVIYLPGVNDGVLPKRGREEGLLSDRERAELASLGLELGPTREADVFAEQFVVYTALTRASDRLWVSFPLADAEGKALAPSLIVRRLKELSGIDALKPLPVEPPAGAEDEYIVHPRRSLAALAAGLRPALAGQPVGKLWRDLYNWAVARPDLAADLQRVVAGLFHSNQEQALPPELARRLYGKQGKLRGSVTRFEGFRACPFQHFARYGLALKERAVAQLKAPDFGQFFHAALRQFGLRVEKELTADNRRRWQRWGDVKDEEIGPLCEAIVQELAPKLQNEILLSSAQYRSITRRLQRTLQRTVTRLVRLDRRSRFKPVALEQAFGRDGAALPALTLTLRDGTELELVGQIDRLDMAEHKGRRLLAVIDYKAGGAWLRLPDVYHGLRLQLLTYLLVALRHANALCGEGEYAPAAVLYCYIKNPKVSAGQWLPPEEVEKEINKQLKLPGWLLDDVETVRLWEPGLVGYAEFLKVCINKDETFRQNTRVYVKTEEQFALLLRHVQAQLTATAEAILAGEVAIRPYALKGRTPCGNCRYRPVCQFDRLLADNDFVQLPDLGDEEIWARLAAEKGEEA; from the coding sequence ATGGCTCTGAATCTTATCCTCGGCAGGGCGGGCACGGGCAAGACCCGCCGCTGTCTTGACGCCGTCCGCGAGCGGCTAGTTCAAGCGCCTGACGGTCCGCCGCTGCTTTTAATCGTGCCTGAACAGGCCACCTTTCAGGCTGAGCGCGAACTGGCCGCCACCCCTGGCCTGGGCGGCTTTGTCCGGGCCCATGTCATGGGGTTTCGCCGCCTGGCCTACCGGGTACTGGCCGAGACGGGCGGCGGGGCGGCGCCCCACCTGACCGACATGGGCAAACGGCTGGTCCTGCGGCGCCTGCTGGCCGAGCACCGCGGTGAGCTAAAACTCTTAGGACAGGCTGCCGCCCAGCGCACCTTTGCCGATACCCTTGCCAGCCTGATTTGGGAATTTAAGACCTATGGCATTGCTCCGGAGCAAGTTGCTGCTGCCGGAGAAAGTCTCGGCGCCACGCCGCTGGCGGCCAAGCTGCATGACCTGGCGCTGCTGTACGAAGCATTCGAGGATTTTCTGCGGGGCCGGTACACCGACCCCGAGGACTGTCTGCGCCTGCTGGCGGCCAAAATTCCCGCCGCCACGCTGACCCGGGGCGCCGAAGTGTGGGTCGACGGCTTTGAGTGGTTTACGCCCCAGGAATACGCGGTGCTCGAAGCGCTGCTTTTAGCGGCGCAAGACGTTACCGTTACCTTATGTCTGGATGAGCCTGATGCGCCGCACCACGCGGACGAGACGACGCTCTTTCACCGCTCCTGGAAAACGCGGCAGTCGCTGCGCAAGCTGGCGGCCCGCCTGGGCGTGAGCTGCCGGGAAGAGGTGCTGACAATTGCCCGGCGGTTCCAAGCGCCAATTCTCGCCCATGTGGAACGCTATGCCGCCGATGCCAGGCCGCCGGTCTGGACGGGGGATAAGCAGGGCCTGACCATTGCCGAGGCGGCTAACCGCCGCACGGAAGTGGAAGGCATCGCCCGCGACATGATCCGCCTCTGCCGGGACGAAGGCTATCGCTGGCGGGACATGGCGGTGCTGCTGCGCGATACGGACAGTTATGCCGACCTGGTTGAAACCGTGCTGGCCGACTACGATATACCCTTTTTCAGCGACCGCCAGCGCCCGGCTGTCCACCACCCGCTGGCCGAACTTATTCGCTCCGCCCTGGAGGTTGTGACCGAGCGGTGGGCCTATGAGCCGGTTTTTCGCTGCCTGAAAACCGACCTGTTTCCGCTGTCGCGCGACGAAATCGACCTTCTGGAAAACTATGTGCTGGAATTCGGCATCCGCGGCAGCCGCTGGACCAAGGACGAGCCGTGGACGTTCGTGCGGCGCCTGTCGCTGGATGAGGATGCCGAACCGGATGAGCGCCAGCAGGCTTACCTTGACCGCATCAATGCCATCCGCCGGCGGGCGGTGCAGCCGCTTATGAGTTTTGAACAGGCGCTGACGCAGGCGGCCACGGTGCGGGATATGACCGCCGCGCTCTACACCCTATTGGCCGATCTGGATGTGCCGGCAACGCTGGAAAAATGGGCGACGGCCGCGAGCGCCGCCCGCGACCCGGAGCAGGAGCGCGAACACCGCCAAATGTGGCATAGTATCGTTGACTTGTTCGACCAAATCGTCGATACCTGCGGCGAGCAGAAAATGACCCTGGCGGACTATGCCGCCGTTGTGAACGAGGGCCTCGAAGGGCTGGCCTTTAGTCTCATTCCGCCCGGCCTTGACCATGTTACGATTACCCCGCTGACGCGGGCGCGGCTGGCAGCCAAGGTTATCTATCTGCCGGGCGTCAATGACGGCGTGCTGCCTAAGCGTGGCCGCGAGGAGGGCCTGCTCAGCGACCGGGAACGGGCCGAGCTGGCTAGTCTCGGGCTGGAACTGGGGCCAACCAGGGAGGCGGACGTGTTTGCCGAACAATTTGTTGTCTACACTGCCCTAACCCGGGCGAGCGACCGGCTGTGGGTGAGTTTCCCCCTGGCCGATGCCGAAGGCAAGGCGCTGGCGCCGTCGCTTATCGTCCGCCGCCTGAAAGAACTAAGCGGTATCGATGCGCTGAAGCCACTGCCGGTCGAGCCGCCCGCCGGGGCGGAAGACGAATATATCGTCCATCCCCGCCGCAGCCTGGCGGCGCTTGCGGCCGGATTGCGGCCCGCCCTTGCCGGTCAGCCGGTCGGAAAGCTGTGGCGCGACCTCTACAACTGGGCCGTGGCGCGGCCTGATCTTGCCGCCGATTTGCAGCGCGTAGTGGCCGGCCTTTTTCACTCCAACCAGGAACAGGCGCTCCCACCGGAGCTGGCCCGGCGGTTATATGGCAAACAAGGTAAGCTGCGGGGCAGCGTTACCCGCTTTGAGGGCTTCCGGGCCTGTCCGTTCCAGCATTTTGCCCGCTACGGCTTGGCGCTCAAGGAACGGGCGGTGGCCCAGCTTAAAGCGCCCGATTTCGGCCAGTTCTTCCACGCCGCCCTCCGCCAATTCGGCCTGCGGGTTGAAAAGGAGCTGACCGCCGATAACCGGCGCCGCTGGCAGCGGTGGGGCGATGTGAAAGATGAAGAAATCGGGCCGCTCTGTGAGGCCATTGTCCAAGAACTAGCGCCCAAACTGCAAAACGAAATTTTGCTCAGTTCGGCCCAGTACCGGAGTATCACACGGCGCCTGCAACGGACGCTGCAGCGCACCGTCACCCGGCTGGTGCGGCTCGACCGCCGCAGCCGGTTCAAACCGGTAGCGCTGGAGCAGGCGTTCGGGCGGGATGGCGCCGCCCTGCCGGCGCTTACTCTTACTCTGCGCGACGGAACCGAGCTTGAGCTGGTCGGGCAGATTGACCGCCTGGATATGGCCGAGCACAAGGGCCGGCGGTTGCTGGCCGTCATTGACTACAAAGCGGGCGGCGCTTGGCTGCGCCTGCCTGACGTCTATCATGGCCTGCGCTTGCAGCTTTTGACTTATCTGCTCGTCGCCCTGCGGCACGCCAACGCGCTTTGCGGCGAGGGGGAATACGCCCCGGCGGCGGTGCTTTACTGCTATATTAAAAATCCCAAAGTGTCAGCCGGTCAATGGCTGCCGCCGGAGGAAGTGGAAAAGGAAATCAATAAGCAGCTGAAACTGCCCGGCTGGCTGCTGGATGACGTGGAAACGGTGCGGCTGTGGGAGCCGGGCCTGGTTGGTTATGCCGAATTTCTGAAAGTGTGCATCAACAAGGATGAAACCTTCCGCCAAAATACGCGGGTTTATGTCAAAACGGAGGAACAGTTCGCGCTGCTCCTTCGGCATGTGCAGGCACAGTTGACCGCTACGGCCGAGGCTATTCTGGCCGGGGAGGTGGCCATCCGGCCGTACGCGCTTAAAGGGCGGACGCCATGCGGAAATTGCCGCTACCGTCCGGTTTGCCAATTTGACCGGCTGCTGGCCGACAACGACTTTGTGCAGCTGCCGGACCTGGGCGATGAGGAGATTTGGGCCCGGCTGGCGGCGGAGAAAGGAGAAGAGGCATGA
- a CDS encoding DNA adenine methylase yields the protein MTNHDNLSLDDAKESKMQPLIKWPGGKAREFRYIEQLIPPFDRYIEPFFGGGAVYFRLEPQRALVNDISADLMQFYRFVRDGSERFATCLRTFALYWGRMAEFTAMLWPDAAAVYHQCRASALKPDALNPLIEAVLAKRRQLFRELFDSELFVDHTRFAAVLCVSLVDKLRRLLKLEVALGRPLSDGELYANLETGLRSGFYLHFRGLYNDAALGRPLPRNLAPEERAAYFYFIREYCYGAMFRYNHAGEFNIPYGGMAYNGKDFGKKINRLLAPATVRCLAGAELYNLDFADFLDAARPTDRDFVFLDPPYDSDFADYEGRTFTRADQRRLAERLYCLDAPFILIIKNTDYIRTLYTGRSNLTIVSFDKQYAYNVRRRNNRQAKHLIITNIV from the coding sequence TTGACTAATCATGACAACCTCAGTCTGGATGATGCAAAGGAGTCGAAGATGCAGCCACTCATCAAATGGCCGGGCGGCAAAGCACGGGAGTTTCGTTACATCGAACAGCTAATCCCGCCGTTTGACCGGTATATTGAGCCGTTTTTCGGCGGCGGCGCCGTTTATTTCCGGCTGGAACCGCAGCGGGCGCTTGTCAACGATATCTCGGCTGACTTGATGCAATTTTACCGCTTTGTTCGGGACGGTAGTGAGCGCTTTGCTACCTGTCTACGGACTTTTGCGCTCTATTGGGGCAGGATGGCTGAATTTACGGCTATGCTATGGCCTGATGCGGCAGCGGTGTATCACCAGTGCCGCGCGAGTGCGCTCAAGCCTGATGCTTTAAATCCCTTGATAGAAGCAGTGCTGGCGAAGCGGCGCCAGCTTTTCCGGGAATTGTTTGACAGCGAGCTGTTTGTGGATCACACGCGTTTTGCCGCGGTGCTATGCGTCAGTCTTGTCGATAAGCTGCGGCGGCTGCTTAAGCTGGAGGTGGCGTTAGGGCGGCCGCTCAGCGACGGCGAATTGTACGCCAACCTGGAAACAGGGCTGCGTAGCGGTTTTTACCTGCATTTTCGCGGTCTTTATAACGACGCCGCCCTCGGCCGGCCGCTGCCGCGGAACCTGGCGCCTGAAGAGCGGGCGGCTTATTTCTACTTTATCCGCGAATACTGCTACGGCGCCATGTTTCGCTACAATCACGCCGGCGAGTTCAATATTCCTTATGGCGGGATGGCCTATAACGGCAAAGATTTCGGCAAGAAGATTAACCGGTTGCTAGCGCCGGCGACGGTGCGCTGTCTGGCCGGGGCTGAGCTCTATAACCTCGATTTTGCCGATTTTCTCGATGCAGCGCGCCCGACGGACCGCGACTTTGTCTTTCTCGATCCGCCGTATGACAGCGACTTTGCCGATTACGAGGGCCGGACGTTCACGCGCGCCGACCAGCGCCGACTGGCTGAACGGCTGTATTGTCTGGACGCGCCGTTTATCCTGATTATTAAAAATACCGACTACATCCGTACGCTTTATACCGGCCGATCCAACCTAACCATCGTGTCTTTTGATAAACAGTACGCGTATAATGTCCGGCGCCGTAACAACCGTCAGGCTAAGCATTTGATTATTACCAATATCGTCTAG
- the putP gene encoding sodium/proline symporter PutP, giving the protein MTGYSIGVLAAFILYLIGMMLIGVIYYRRTRSMSEYILGGRQLGAWVTSMSAEASDMSGWMLMGLPGFAYAAGIQAGWIALGLILGTWANWVFVAKRLRKYTQIANDSLTLPDYFQNRFRDTSQTLRIVSAIFILIFFLIYTSSGFVAGGKLFHTVFGIPYAWAMVVGAFVIVFYTFLGGFMAVCWTDFVQGVMMFFAILVVPIAAMILIGGPAATYNALHAINGELFNPFTNPDGKPLSLVAIVSLLAWGLGYFGQPHILVRFMAIRSSAEIKHATNIAMTWVVFSLAAAVLVGMVGRVYLKQPLTGTDVETVFLVMTNDLFSSFFAGLVLSAVLAAIMSTASSQLLVTASAFAQDFYKALIRPTASEHELVWVSRLTVVAVTVLGVLLGLDPNNFILDLVAYAWAGFGAAFGPMILMSLFWKRMTRNGALAGIIAGGLTVLIWKQFAWLGLYEIVPGFAFSLLAIYIVSLLDKPPAQEIMDEFEKVKKSDI; this is encoded by the coding sequence ATGACCGGATACAGCATAGGAGTTCTTGCTGCCTTTATTCTTTATCTTATCGGCATGATGCTGATCGGTGTGATCTACTACCGCCGAACGCGCAGCATGTCGGAATACATTCTCGGCGGCCGCCAGCTTGGCGCCTGGGTCACTTCCATGAGCGCCGAAGCGTCGGACATGAGCGGCTGGATGCTCATGGGCCTGCCTGGTTTTGCCTACGCGGCCGGCATCCAGGCCGGCTGGATTGCCTTAGGACTGATCCTGGGCACCTGGGCCAACTGGGTGTTTGTGGCCAAGCGGCTGCGCAAGTACACCCAGATTGCCAACGACTCCCTCACCCTTCCCGACTATTTCCAAAACCGGTTCCGCGACACATCCCAAACCCTGCGCATTGTTTCCGCCATCTTCATCCTTATCTTTTTCCTTATTTATACTTCGTCCGGGTTCGTGGCCGGCGGCAAGCTGTTTCACACCGTGTTCGGCATCCCCTACGCCTGGGCGATGGTGGTCGGCGCCTTTGTTATCGTCTTTTATACCTTTCTGGGCGGCTTCATGGCCGTATGCTGGACCGACTTTGTCCAGGGCGTTATGATGTTTTTCGCCATCCTGGTTGTCCCGATTGCCGCCATGATACTGATCGGCGGTCCGGCCGCCACCTATAACGCCCTCCACGCTATAAACGGCGAGCTGTTCAACCCCTTCACCAACCCGGACGGCAAGCCCCTGTCCCTGGTAGCCATTGTTTCGCTGCTGGCCTGGGGCCTTGGTTATTTCGGCCAGCCGCACATCCTGGTACGGTTCATGGCCATCCGCTCTTCCGCCGAGATCAAACACGCCACCAACATCGCCATGACCTGGGTGGTCTTCTCGCTGGCCGCCGCCGTCCTTGTCGGCATGGTCGGCCGGGTATACCTCAAACAGCCGCTGACCGGCACTGATGTCGAAACGGTGTTCCTGGTTATGACCAATGACCTGTTTAGTTCCTTCTTTGCCGGCCTGGTTTTGTCCGCCGTACTGGCCGCCATCATGAGCACCGCCTCGTCACAGCTTTTGGTCACCGCCTCGGCGTTTGCGCAGGACTTTTATAAAGCCCTTATCCGGCCTACCGCCAGCGAGCACGAACTAGTATGGGTCAGCCGCCTGACCGTAGTCGCCGTTACCGTCCTCGGCGTCCTGCTCGGCCTTGACCCGAACAACTTTATCCTCGACCTGGTAGCCTACGCCTGGGCTGGCTTCGGCGCCGCCTTTGGCCCGATGATCCTCATGTCCCTCTTCTGGAAGCGCATGACCCGTAACGGCGCCCTGGCCGGCATTATCGCCGGCGGCCTGACGGTGCTGATTTGGAAACAGTTTGCCTGGCTGGGCCTGTATGAAATCGTCCCCGGTTTTGCCTTCTCCCTGCTGGCGATCTACATTGTCAGCCTCCTGGATAAGCCGCCGGCACAGGAAATTATGGATGAATTTGAAAAAGTAAAGAAGAGCGATATATAA
- a CDS encoding Ger(x)C family spore germination protein — MRRLALFIMLMVCSAVAAGCAGARETDEIAYVLAIGLDKGDEPGKIRVTYQIAVPRTLAGGSQAGGGKSDQSSVLITLEAPSLAEARNLLNSAVSRIPNLSHTKVFIFGEEIARAGVADVLGPLMRFREFRGSMFVMIANEDTAQHFMEKNKPKLEILTSRFYENMLLGGEETSYYLRTNLHDFYLQYKTGNMAPIAVLAGAPKEEENEEAPVRQARPPARADEYVGHTPRVKSTETAAEALGTAVFVRDRMVGKLTNQETRMMAILTNQFRRGFLVFDDPLEPEKIVHVNARLGEPTKIAVNFVDGRPVIDISVFLEGEITSISSGINYEQQEYRSLLEAQVSRLIERETGRTLHKLQSLGADVIGFGYRARRHFATWQEWQAFDWAAAYQQATFRVQVKTEIRRHGLMWRTSPVK; from the coding sequence ATGCGCCGGTTAGCCTTATTCATCATGCTCATGGTCTGTTCGGCCGTTGCTGCTGGCTGCGCTGGCGCGCGCGAAACCGACGAAATTGCCTATGTGCTGGCCATCGGCCTTGACAAGGGCGATGAGCCGGGAAAAATTCGCGTTACCTATCAGATTGCTGTGCCCCGTACCCTGGCCGGCGGTTCGCAGGCAGGGGGCGGCAAGAGCGATCAGAGCAGCGTCCTCATTACCCTGGAGGCGCCGTCGCTGGCCGAAGCGCGCAATCTCCTGAACTCAGCCGTTTCCCGCATTCCCAACCTGTCGCACACCAAAGTGTTTATCTTTGGCGAGGAGATAGCGCGCGCCGGGGTGGCGGACGTGCTGGGCCCGCTCATGCGCTTTCGCGAGTTTCGCGGTTCGATGTTTGTCATGATCGCCAACGAAGACACGGCCCAGCATTTTATGGAAAAAAACAAACCCAAGCTGGAAATCCTTACGTCGCGTTTTTATGAAAACATGCTGCTCGGAGGGGAAGAGACGTCCTATTATCTGCGCACCAATTTGCATGATTTCTATTTACAATATAAGACTGGCAATATGGCCCCTATCGCCGTTTTAGCCGGGGCGCCGAAAGAAGAAGAAAACGAAGAAGCGCCGGTGCGGCAGGCGCGGCCGCCGGCGCGGGCCGATGAGTATGTGGGCCACACGCCACGCGTGAAATCTACGGAAACGGCGGCGGAGGCGCTGGGCACGGCGGTGTTTGTCCGCGACCGGATGGTGGGCAAACTGACAAACCAAGAGACGCGCATGATGGCGATTCTTACTAACCAATTTCGCCGCGGCTTTCTGGTTTTTGACGACCCCCTGGAGCCGGAAAAAATCGTCCACGTCAACGCGCGCTTGGGCGAGCCGACCAAAATTGCCGTCAACTTTGTCGACGGCCGGCCGGTCATCGACATTTCCGTCTTTCTGGAGGGGGAAATCACGAGCATTTCCAGCGGCATCAACTATGAACAGCAAGAGTATCGGAGCCTGCTTGAAGCGCAGGTTTCCCGGCTTATCGAGCGCGAAACGGGGCGGACGCTGCACAAGCTCCAGAGCTTGGGGGCCGACGTTATTGGCTTTGGCTACCGGGCCCGCCGGCATTTCGCCACTTGGCAGGAATGGCAGGCCTTTGACTGGGCGGCGGCTTATCAGCAGGCGACCTTCCGTGTGCAGGTCAAGACGGAAATCCGCCGCCACGGCTTGATGTGGCGGACTTCGCCGGTTAAATGA